The genomic window CCATCCTTGAAGGTGGTGTAGACATCGTGCCTCAGCAGCAACTTGCTTCGGGCGCCGTTGACTTCGCTATTTCATGGGTACCAAAAGCCTTGGTTTCTCGCGAAGGCGACATGGACATCGTGAACGTGGCGCAGGTCTTCCAGCGCTCCGGTACCTTGCAGGTTTCATGGGCTGATTCCGGTATCAACACCCCTGCCGATTTGGCAGGCAAGACCGTTGGTAACTGGGGTTGGGGTAACGAGTTCGAGTTGCTGGCTGGCGCCCGCAGCGCTGGTTTAGACCCAGCAACCGACTTCACCTTGGTGCAACAGTCCTTTGACATGCTGGCTTTGTTGACCGGCGAAATTGATGCCTCTCAAGCCATGATCTACAACGAATATGCACAGGTATTGGAAGCCACCAACCCGGATACCGGCGAGTTATACACCGCAGATGACCTTTCGGTAATCAACTGGAACGATGTCGGTACCGCCATGTTGCAAGACGCTATTTGGGCTGACGGTGCCCGTCTTTCCGACGAGGCTTACGCCGACATCACCACTCGTTTTGTGGCCGGCTCCCTTGAAGGTTGGGCTTACTGCCGTGACAACGCACAAGCATGTGTTGACATTGTGTTGAACAATGGTTCAGCACTGGGTGCTTCACACCAGGCTTGGCAAATGAATGAGATCAACGGTCTCATTTGGCCATCGGCTGGTGGCGTAGGAGTCATGGATTCAGCGCAATGGGATCAAACCATCAGCGTTGCTACTTCAGAATCCATTTTGGCTGCTGCTCCGGACTCGGGTGCCTACACCTCAGAGTATGCCGAAGCTGCGGTAGCTATT from Acidimicrobiia bacterium includes these protein-coding regions:
- a CDS encoding ABC transporter substrate-binding protein — its product is MNKKKITMRILALLAAMSLFSAACGSDDVAVGTGDCETVDSISLQLQWLTQAQFAGYYAAVDSGIYANYCLNVTILEGGVDIVPQQQLASGAVDFAISWVPKALVSREGDMDIVNVAQVFQRSGTLQVSWADSGINTPADLAGKTVGNWGWGNEFELLAGARSAGLDPATDFTLVQQSFDMLALLTGEIDASQAMIYNEYAQVLEATNPDTGELYTADDLSVINWNDVGTAMLQDAIWADGARLSDEAYADITTRFVAGSLEGWAYCRDNAQACVDIVLNNGSALGASHQAWQMNEINGLIWPSAGGVGVMDSAQWDQTISVATSESILAAAPDSGAYTSEYAEAAVAILEAKDIDTKGNGWTRATITLNAGGE